The Triticum aestivum cultivar Chinese Spring chromosome 3A, IWGSC CS RefSeq v2.1, whole genome shotgun sequence genome includes a region encoding these proteins:
- the LOC123057808 gene encoding uncharacterized protein codes for MSSSSSSSLPVPADWLLPLMGCPLCGDEVVTAVARTGNQAGHRFYKCIRHDARQCRFFEFQRAYCRRMTHEQILGIQPVMDLRSSTATGLPRSFPLPYSPKPSSTSRLQCSRLRRRRTTPLLMHSGPL; via the exons ATGTCctcatcgtcttcttcctcccttCCTGTCCCAGCCGACTGGCTGCTACCTTTGATGGGATGCCCCCTCTGCGGCGACGAGGTCGTGACTGCCGTCGCGAGGACTGGTAACCAGGCTGGTCATCGCTTCTACAAGTGCATTCGCCATGAC GCTCGTCAGTGTCGTTTCTTTGAGTTCCAGCGCGCGTACTGCAGGAGGATGACCCACGAGCAGATCCTTGGCATCCAGCCGGTCATGGATTTGCGGTCCAGCACGGCAACGGGGCTGCCCAGATCGTTCCCGCTGCCATACAGCCCCAAGCCCAGCAGCACATCCAGGCTCCAGtgcagccgcctccgccgccggcgaaCCACTCCATTGCTGATGCATTCAGGCCCGTTGTAG
- the LOC123056727 gene encoding uncharacterized protein, with protein sequence MMFICQADAQIHGILPCRGGASGTDAGAVDGERRERVRSLSAAALAVVEQAMENPELFEGIFDQARQVLTTLGVQGYNTDNVTGDHDNVNKPSKESAEEVTNLGEPARDSQLEGGDANVGGENWSRMLNTSQQVATSLPTINNNADGLPSGDMDAVLGAEVLGDGFLGVGSMVRTEYSGEDDDSTDLDDEFLAVASQVPIDYMDVTVQAHDETTLVGVDNLIGLLAALNTCICWIAWIGALMVVRSGREEDTGDEDPPLSGTILLGWHGVPGVDDASPIRRQQHSRRQQTSSRCPLDVQESCRPGPCFNHDNRDEDDDEARGHGLPSEDCGSANRFQQAIITYLHNCSSIKRGRSQSGGTRNVLDVNDLGASQPIAAQDLARNAAADTVTEIDGNQKKNRTVVLDVQTNCRPGPFFRHDDTGNC encoded by the exons ATGATGTTCATATGTCAAGCAGACGCACAAATCCATGGAATTCTCCCGTGCAGAGGAGGAGCATCGGGTACTGATGCAGGTGCTGTCGACGGGGAGAGGCGTGAGCGTGTACGGAGCTTATCTGCAGCTGCTCTGGCTGTGGTTGAGCAAGCTATGGAGAATCCAGAACTTTTTGAAG GTATATTTGATCAAGCTAGGCAGGTGCTAACAACCCTCGGGGTGCAAGGTTACAACACAG ATAATGTAACGGGGGATCATGACAATGTAAACAAGCCCTCCAAAGAAAGTGCCGAAGAAGTTACAAATCTGGGAGAGCCGGCAAGAGACAGCCAACTGGAAGGAGGCGATGCAAATGTTGGTGGCGAAAATTGGAGCAGGATGCTGAATACAAGCCAGCAAGTGGCAACGAGCCTTCCTACAATAAACAACAATGCTGACGGGTTGCCTAGCGGGGATATGGATGCTGTGCTTGGAGCAGAGG TCCTGGGTGATGGGTTCTTGGGCGTTGGATCTATGGTCCGCACTGAATATTCGGGAGAAGACGACGACTCAACGG ACTTGGATGATGAATTTCTTGCAGTGGCATCTCAAGTGCCGATTGATTACATGGATGTAACTGTACAAGCCCATGATGAAACAACCTTGGTGGGAGTGGATAATTTGATTGGTTTACTAGCTGCATTGAACACATGCATCTGCTGGATCGCGTGGATTGGAG CCTTAATGGTTGTCAGGAGCGGAAGGGAAGAAGATACAGGCGATGAAGACCCACCATTGAGCGGCACTATCTTGCTGGGTTGGCATGGTGTGCCAGGCGTTGACGATGCTAGTCCAATTAGAAGACAACAACATTCCAGACGACAGCAGACATCCAGTCGATGTCCATTGGATGTTCAGGAATCATGCCGTCCTGGGCCTTGTTTCAATCATGACAACAGAG atgaagatgatgatgaagcccGTGGACATGGATTGCCATCTGAGGATTGTGGATCAGCCAACCGTTTCCAACAAGCAATTATCACCTATCTTCATAACTGCAGCTCTATAAAACGTGGGAGATCTCAGAGTGGTGGGACTCGAAACGTGCTCGACGTAAACGATCTGGGTGCATCACAACCCATTGCAGCACAAGACCTGGCCAGAAATGCAGCTGCTGATACGGTGACAGAGATTGATGGCAATCAGAAGAAAAACCGCACAGTTGTGCTGGATGTGCAAACAAACTGTCGCCCTGGACCTTTTTTCAGGCATGATGATACAGGTAACTGTTAA
- the LOC123060116 gene encoding uncharacterized protein isoform X1 yields MDEHSSQSASCGDHGDGGGNDGLGAAAAGSDSDFDGSSSSAVPADPPNPTSRISVKHAVCVIRKFDDYKKWLVEQIGFGGMLKLPALQKLSLKSSAWIMSRVSVSRREIKLRDNKVLIFFAEDVHKVFGIPCGHRSVKGRDASINPEAVQFIKTTLQMNRTGVHSLKAAEDFLMRDINENSSKLEKDCFQIAFVIFVMGHVLVPSTKHNYTTIDFWGAVASTESIDQFNWCEYVLQHLLDAVTKLKKDMLANNLSTNLTGCHLFFQVFLIDNLDLGVCNKSHNVLPRIADFDPESFRRMLTMAVDPIKGTTSYSHANLRDASSVCYTRQKFPHSAPSFATTSRLSRRRGTPAAGHTRSTPPLLCGNAGRQANLSGRTPTDGAPGALDFARYLREKYPHLVQDELTMILKQHNAMALMHLNQASNSIQQALLQAKNGLQMDMYKFSDKVVNSVTRRCVCCRARGFTECPEPAAPTNSKSVRFRTPVAERIQGQRLDLSGCEATSPVAPAGLLRKRIFNAEDSNSTSKKSTPGSSHNLFNYFKSCLMSIAEMYADLPANTPLTVFGQRCTNLERRKYIF; encoded by the exons ATG GATGAGCACAGCTCGCAGTCCGCCAGCTGTGGCGACCATGGTGATGGCGGCGGCAACGACGGTCTGGGCGCAGCAGCCGCTGGGTCTGATTCCGACTTCGACGGGTCGTCCTCAAGCGCTGTTCCTGCAGATCCACCCAACCCAACATCACGCATCTCCGTGAAGCATGCAGTGTGTGTGATCCGGAAGTTTGACGACTACAAGAAGTGGTTGGTGGAGCAGATTGGATTTGGCGGTATGCTGAAGCTGCCAGCCCTGCAGAAGTTGAGTCTGAAGTCGAGCGCTTGGATTATGAGTAGAGTTAGCGTCAGCCGCCGGGAGATCAAGCTGAGGGACAACAAGGTTCTGATTTTTTTTGCTGAGGATGTACACAAGGTTTTTGGGATTCCATGTGGACATCGTAGTGTCAAGGGCAGGGATGCAAGCATAAATCCTGAGGCTGTGCAATTCATAAAGACAACTCTCCAGATGAACAGAACCGGTGTTCATAGTTTGAAGGCAGCTGAAGATTTTTTGATGCGCGACATCAATGAGAATTCAAGCAAGTTAGAGAAAGATTGTTTCCAGATTGCCTTCGTGATATTTGTAATGGGTCATGTGCTAGTTCCATCAACGAAGCACAACTACACGACCATCGACTTCTGGGGAGCGGTGGCTAGCACTGAGTCCATAGACCAGTTCAATTGGTGCGAGTATGTGCTTCAGCACCTCCTTGACGCAGTCACTAAGCTGAAGAAAGATATGTTGGCCAACAATTTGTCGACCAATTTAACGGGTTGCCACCTTTTCTTCCAG GTCTTTCTCATCGACAACCTTGATCTAGGTGTCTGTAACAAGTCGCACAACGTGCTCCCCAGAATTGCTGACTTCGACCCCGAGTCGTTCCGTCGAATGCTCACCATGGCTGTTGACCCGATCAAGGGCACTACTTCGTACTCGCATGCCAAT CTGAGAGATGCATCGTCAGTTTGTTATACGAGACAGAAGTTTCCGCATTCAGCTCCGTCTTTCGCAACCACCAGTAGGCTTTCAAGGCGGCGTGGAACCCCGGCGGCAGGACACACGAGGAGCACTCCACCCCTATTGTGTGGTAATGCAGGCCGCCAAGCTAACCTGAGCGGTCGAACACCAACCGACGGCGCTCCCGGGGCACTTGACTTTGCAAGATATCTGCGGGAGAAGTATCCACACCTA GTACAAGACGAGTTGACTATGATTTTAAAACAGCACAACGCGATGGCCCTCATGCATCTAAATCAAGCAAGCAACTCAATCCAGCAGGCTTTGTTGCAAGCCAAAAATGGGCTACAAATGGACATGTACAAGTTTTCAGACAAAGTGGTTAACTCAGTCACAAGGCGTTGTGTGTGTTGCCGCGCACGGGGCTTTACTGAGTGTCCGGAGCCAG CGGCTCCAACGAATTCCAAGTCGGTTCGGTTCAGGACACCTGTGGCAGAAAGAATTCAGGGACAAAGGCTTGACCTATCTGGTTGTGAAG CGACATCGCCTGTTGCACCAGCTGGGCTATTGCGGAAACGCATCTTCAACGCAGAGGATTCTAACTCTACCAGCAAGAAATCGACACCAGGGTCATCTCACAATCTGTTCAATTACTTCAAGTCATGCTTAATGTCAATCGCTGAAATGTATGCAGACCTCCCAGCCAACACGCCTTTAACTGTGTTCGGACAACGTTGCACTAATCTAGAGAGGCGGAAATACATATTCTAG
- the LOC123060117 gene encoding uncharacterized protein isoform X1, translated as MTPFQQAVLGYLKKCGIRYSVTKGGKKQDCTHEPEFQSVHNTKRKDWGERYPPSVGLNHAQPTPEAISRFNTNLLACEGVILKKKWVKHYHPILAVLSGQDIKDELTPGCEMTMNTWRCVQRMLWEKDNGIYKGWLDRFRGVFDPKFVEEVCRDDGETDWDYIDTMMNSEVNGYRIDWLKKFWFPVDFMDCWSMYLLDKDEKTVMVLDPTETDAMDEMRVKHESRAMKFQRRFCSLFNNFFSSGLVDIEGWKFLYPLVAQHDPCSREDSGVYIAHYYTDFMGLYLRSTLCKVCVTSSRMARVWKRQYMKMKTGFKVENKQTLMPSWLTCYSTETD; from the exons ATGACTCCATTCCAGCAAGCGGTCCTCGGTTATCTGAAAAAATGTGGGATTAGATACAGTGTGACAAAAGGGGGTAAGAAGCAGGATTGCACACATGAGCCTGAGTTTCAAAGTGTTCATAACACAAAAAGAAAGGACTGGGGTGAACGCTACCCACCATCAGTTGGATTGAACCATGCCCAGCCTACTCCTGAAGCGATTTCAAGGTTCAATACCAACTTGCTAGCATGTGAGGGTGTGATTCTGAAGAA GAAATGGGTAAAACACTATCATCCAATACTGGCGGTGCTGTCTGGGCAAGACATCAAGGATGAATTGACGCCGGGGTGTGAGATGACAATGAATACATGGAGGTGTGTTCAACGCATGCTGTGGGAGAAGGATAATGGAATTTACAAAGGGTGGCTAGACAGATTCAGAGGGGTCTTCGACCCAAAATTTGTT GAAGAGGTTTGCCGAGATGACGGGGAAACTGACTGGGATTACATCGACACTATGATGAACTCAGAAGTGAATGGATATAGAATTGATTGGCTTAAAAAG TTCTGGTTCCCAGTTGATTTTATGGACTGCTGGTCAATGTACCTTCTGGACAAGGATGAAAAAACTGTGATGGTGCTTGACCCAACAGAGACCGATGCCATGGATGAGATGAGGGTGAAACATGAGAGCCGTGCCATGAAGTTCCAGCGTAGGTTCTGCTCTCTGTTTAACAACTTTTTCAGCAGCGGCTTGGTTGACATAGAAGGTTGGAAATTCCTGTACCCACTAGTGGCGCAGCACGATCCATGCAGCAG GGAGGACAGTGGGGTGTACATTGCACACTACTACACTGACTTCATGGGGCTCTACCTCCGCTCAACGCTTTGCAAGGTTTGTGTAACTTCTTCCCGCATGGCTCGTGTTTGGAAAAGACAATATATGAAAATGAAAACAGGGTTTAAGGTGGAAAACAAACAAACACTAATGCCTTCCTGGTTGACTTGCTACTCTACAGAAACAGATTGA
- the LOC123060116 gene encoding uncharacterized protein isoform X2: protein MAMREQLIGMEHLHHELMSLIMRRYSQSDQEANSESPYMNWRHNMEPDFATIVLADHEYVTNISIQKQLVGKDIPYDITSSQMFFLPVPLEDGWIILMWDMMARKLHVLDPLIRGDGPSDTKKDSLELIAWKLHHALFHCLNEYYAGWPTQDGQWATNYPAVAEENFDRVETGACVLHIARHYDGKKLKIPRTKYNADKTKRQALHECLKLQGNTSKLAHEALWTVLAPTDSWLGSNQSDNRGPLAGMESLKRQTETPVHELVHRRHLQCN, encoded by the exons ATGGCTATGCGTGAACAGCTAATCGGCATGGAGCATCTCCACCACGAGCTCATGTCGCTAATCATGAGAAGATATTCTCAATCTGACCAAGAAGCCAACTCAGAAAGCCCATACATGAATTGGAGGCACAACATGGAACCTGATTTTGCG ACCATTGTCTTGGCGGACCATGAATATGTGACAAACATTTCGATTCAGAAACAGCTGGTGGGGAAGGACATCCCGTACGACATAACCTCTTCCCAGATG TTCTTCTTGCCAGTCCCATTGGAGGACGGCTGGATCATACTCATGTGGGACATGATGGCAAGGAAGCTGCATGTGCTTGACCCACTTATTAGAGGAGATGGCCCAAGCGACACAAAGAAGGATAGCCTTGAATTGATTGCCTGGAAGCTACATCATGCGCTATTCCACTGCTTGAATGAGTACTACGCTGGATGGCCAACGCAAGATGGTCAGTGGGCGACAAATTACCCCGCCGTAGCTGAGGAAAATTTCGATAG GGTTGAAACTGGGGCGTGTGTACTGCACATCGCCAGGCACTATGATGGCAAGAAGCTGAAGATCCCCCGAACAAAG TACAACGCCGACAAAACAAAAAGGCAGGCCCTGCACGAGTGCCTCAAGCTACAGGGGAATACATCAAAGCTGGCGCACGAGGCGTTGTGGACGGTCCTAGCACCAACTGACTCCTGGCTCGGCTCAAACCAGTCTG ATAACCGAGGACCGCTTGCTGGAATGGAGTCATTGAAACGGCAGACGGAAACCCCTGTGCACGAGCTTGTCCATCGGCGCCATCTGCAGTGCAATTAA
- the LOC123060117 gene encoding uncharacterized protein isoform X2: MTPFQQAVLGYLKKCGIRYSVTKGGKKQDCTHEPEFQSVHNTKRKDWGERYPPSVGLNHAQPTPEAISRFNTNLLACEGVILKKKWVKHYHPILAVLSGQDIKDELTPGCEMTMNTWRCVQRMLWEKDNGIYKGWLDRFRGVFDPKFVEEVCRDDGETDWDYIDTMMNSEVNGYRIDWLKKFWFPVDFMDCWSMYLLDKDEKTVMVLDPTETDAMDEMRVKHESRAMKFQRRFCSLFNNFFSSGLVDIEGWKFLYPLVAQHDPCSREDSGVYIAHYYTDFMGLYLRSTLCKKQIDDLRGKLAYEVVAMKGNKGDIPEFLYDVIID, translated from the exons ATGACTCCATTCCAGCAAGCGGTCCTCGGTTATCTGAAAAAATGTGGGATTAGATACAGTGTGACAAAAGGGGGTAAGAAGCAGGATTGCACACATGAGCCTGAGTTTCAAAGTGTTCATAACACAAAAAGAAAGGACTGGGGTGAACGCTACCCACCATCAGTTGGATTGAACCATGCCCAGCCTACTCCTGAAGCGATTTCAAGGTTCAATACCAACTTGCTAGCATGTGAGGGTGTGATTCTGAAGAA GAAATGGGTAAAACACTATCATCCAATACTGGCGGTGCTGTCTGGGCAAGACATCAAGGATGAATTGACGCCGGGGTGTGAGATGACAATGAATACATGGAGGTGTGTTCAACGCATGCTGTGGGAGAAGGATAATGGAATTTACAAAGGGTGGCTAGACAGATTCAGAGGGGTCTTCGACCCAAAATTTGTT GAAGAGGTTTGCCGAGATGACGGGGAAACTGACTGGGATTACATCGACACTATGATGAACTCAGAAGTGAATGGATATAGAATTGATTGGCTTAAAAAG TTCTGGTTCCCAGTTGATTTTATGGACTGCTGGTCAATGTACCTTCTGGACAAGGATGAAAAAACTGTGATGGTGCTTGACCCAACAGAGACCGATGCCATGGATGAGATGAGGGTGAAACATGAGAGCCGTGCCATGAAGTTCCAGCGTAGGTTCTGCTCTCTGTTTAACAACTTTTTCAGCAGCGGCTTGGTTGACATAGAAGGTTGGAAATTCCTGTACCCACTAGTGGCGCAGCACGATCCATGCAGCAG GGAGGACAGTGGGGTGTACATTGCACACTACTACACTGACTTCATGGGGCTCTACCTCCGCTCAACGCTTTGCAAG AAACAGATTGATGATTTGCGGGGGAAACTTGCATATGAGGTTGTGGCCATGAAGGGCAACAAGGGAGACATACCGGAGTTCCTGTACGACGTCATCATAGACTGA